A DNA window from Ranitomeya imitator isolate aRanImi1 chromosome 2, aRanImi1.pri, whole genome shotgun sequence contains the following coding sequences:
- the LOC138663347 gene encoding oocyte zinc finger protein XlCOF6-like isoform X2 translates to MVGGSPLSYGCCRGLCKILLPGEDLTHINTTETYVRGDERCKEEIPTYDYPDDRTRRSAGQLTSSMFKSDNLEIPQDTIEVNAITPNIPSSLHSKDLSSDHLEQVLSSDSLPSTNENQSHKISIKNRTASKAMKTFSFSEYGNSFPLEKSFLKQQKLHKADNRFSCSKCGRCFNQKSDFVSHQSIHTGKKPFSCSECGKCFIRKEHLVTHQRTHTGEKPFSCSECGKCFIRKDQLVIHQRTHTGEKHFSCSECGKCFNHKANLVSHQKTHRGEKPFSCSECGKCFLAKSFLVRHHRSHTGEKPFSCSECGKCFNHKANLVSHKKTHRGDKPFSCSECGKCFLAKSFLVRHHRSHTGEKPFSCSECGKCFNQKASLVSHHKTHTGEKPFSCSECGKCFNHKASLVSHHKTHTGEKPFSCSECGKCFNHKANLVSHQKTHTGEKPFSCSECGKCFNQKSHLVSHQKTHTGEKPFSCSECGKCFTSKASLDSHHKTHTGEKPFSCSECGKCFTSKANLVSHQKTHTGEKPFSCSECGKCFTRKVNLDSHHKTHTGEKHFSCSECGKCFNQKSNLVSHQKTHTGEKPF, encoded by the coding sequence atgaccgtaccaggagatcagcaggacagctgacatcttcaatgtttaaatcagataatcttgagatcccccaggatacaattgaagtaaatgccattactccaaatataccatcatcccttcacagcaaagatctgtcatctgatcatttggaacaggtcctgtcttctgattcattgccTAGTACTaatgaaaatcaaagtcacaaaataagcattaaaaatcgAACTGCTTCTAAAGCAATGaagacattttcattttcagaatatggaaatagttttcccctagAAAAGTCATTTCTCAAACAACAAAAACTTCACAAAGCAGACaacagattttcttgttccaagtgtgggagatgttttaaccagaaatcagattttgtcagtcaccagagcattcacacagggaagaagcctttttcctgttcagaatgtgggaaatgttttattcgaAAAGAGCATcttgttacccaccaaagaactcacacaggtgagaaacctttttcctgttcagaatgtgggaaatgttttattcgaAAAGACCAGCTTGTTatccaccaaagaacccacacaggagagaagcatttttcctgttcagaatgtgggaaatgttttaaccacaaagcgaatcttgttagccaccagaaaacccacagaggggagaagcctttttcctgttcagaatgtgggaaatgttttctagcTAAATCATTTCTTGTCAGACATCATAgatctcatacaggggagaagcctttttcctgttcagaatgtgggaaatgttttaaccacaaagcgaatcttgttagccacaaGAAAACCCACAGAGGGgataagcctttttcttgttcagaatgtgggaaatgttttctagcTAAATCATTTCTTGTcagacatcatagatctcacacaggggagaagcctttttcctgttcagaatgtgggaaatgttttaaccagaaagcgagtcttgttagccaccataaaacccacacaggggagaagcctttttcctgttcagaatgtgggaaatgttttaaccacaaagcgagtcttgttagccaccataaaacccacacaggggagaagcctttttcctgttcagaatgtgggaaatgttttaaccacaaagcgaatcttgttagccaccagaaaacccacacaggggagaagcctttttcatgttcagaatgtgggaaatgttttaaccagaaatcacatcttgttagccaccagaaaacccacacaggggagaagcctttttcctgttcagaatgtgggaaatgttttaccagtaAAGCGAGTCTTGATAGCCACcataaaacccacacaggggagaagcctttttcctgttcagaatgtgggaaatgttttaccagcaaagcgaatcttgttagccaccagaaaacccacacaggggagaagcctttttcctgttcagaatgtgggaaatgttttaccaggaaagtgaatcttgatagccaccataaaacccacacaggggagaagcatttttcctgttcagaatgtgggaaatgttttaaccagaaatcgaatcttgttagccaccagaaaacccacacaggggagaagcctttttaa